The genomic DNA AATTCAAAACAATCACGAGGCATTGACAATAAATAGTTATTTACAGGCAGTATAAAAAATCCAGTGTGTTCTCGTTTGAACACTTAAGTTGTCTTGGTGCATGTAAACAAcacccgttgtggtgaagaagaaaGTCCTTCCTGTTGAGTAAAGTAATCCTGACGGGGTTTCCGAACCGACAACAAAATAAAAGGCGGGTCATAGAGGCTGCAGCTCCGTTGCGTCATTTTCTGCAAAGAGTGGAAAGTCAAAACTAATGTCAGTAGTCGACTCGCATGAGAAAAACCTTTGTACTTGCCACACCCAAACTGCAACACAATAGATCATTTCAACTTCACACCCAGTACTCGCCCACAGGCACTGCAATAGTCATGGTAGCCATGGTAACGGTCCGAGTACACAAATCTCAGGattggacttaaaggcctactaaaatgacatttttttatttaaacggggatagcagatccattctatgtgtcatacttgatcatttcgagatattgccatatttttgctgaaaggatttatttagtagagaacatcgacgataaagttcgcaacttttggtcgctgataaaaaaaagccttgcctgtaccagaagtagcgtgacgtcgcaggttgaagggctcctcacatttccccattgtttacaccagcagcgacagtggttcggaccgagaaagcgacgattaccccattaattgaagccaggatgaaagatttgtggatgaggtacgtgagagtgaaggactagagtgcagtgcaggacgcatcttttttcgctctgaccgtaacttaggtacaagggctcattggattccacactctctcctttttctattgtggatcacggatttgtattttaaaccacctcggatactatatcctcttgaaaatgagagtcgagaacgcgaaatggacattcacagtgacttttatctccacgacaatacatcggcgaagcacttgtAGCTACGgacctaacgtgatagcatcgtgcttaaatgcagatagaaacagaagaaataagcccctgactggaaggatagacagaaaatcaacaatactattaaaccatggacatgtaaatacacggttaatgctttccagcctggcgaagcttaacaatgctgttgctaacgacgccattgaagctaacttagcaacgggacctcacagagctatgctaaaaacattagcgctccacctacgccagccagccctcatctgctcatcaacacccgtgctcacctgcgttccagcgatcgacggaaggacgaaggacttcccccgatcatagatgcggtcggcggctagcgtcggatagtcctcctggttgtgttgctgcagccagccgctaatacaccgataccacctacaactttcttctttgcagtctccattgttcattaaactaattgcaaaagattcaccaacacagatgtccagaatactgtggaattatgagatgaaaaccgagctttttgtattggatacaatgtgtccgaatacttccgtttcaacgattgacgtcacgcgcatacgccatcatacatagatgttttcaaccggaagtttagcgggaaatttaaaattgcactttataagttaacccggccgtattggcatgtgttgcaatgttaagatttcatcattgatatataaactatcagactgcctggtcggtagtagtgggtttcagtaggcctttaaactagcaGAATAAACAATGCAGCTTCAGTCAATCACTTCCATTGGTCACGTGACTCTCACCAGGCATCTGCTTCCTGCGTCTCCACGCCGCTATCCTCCTGTAGGCTTTGTTGGTGAGCCACATGCCCAGCATGAGGAGCCCCGCCAGGCAGCCCAACGCCAGGGCCGACACCGACAAGTACTGGAGGTCCTCGTACAGCATCTCTGTGCAGGAGAGAGAGACAGCTGTCTTGTAAATATAATATAACAAGGTAGGATATTTTTGTTGATCATGTAAGACAATAATGATGCCACATTGGGCACACAAGTACATTTTTACCATGGTCATCCCTCGCCACATGCACGTGTGGGCCTTCACTCTATCGCAGATTCCACTTATTTTTCgcataaattaagcattttcaagcatgaaAATGTGTAAATGAACCAAaacatcaatactacagtagtattggtcacTAGGCGAGACAAAGAcaatcagtatcgtggccactgattggctcagcctcaggcagcatctaGTCCCTCTTTTACGAGTGGAAAGGGTGTCATTTCGTGTCCGGACGGCTCTCGTGATGTTAAAACCCGTATTTAAAAAGGTTTAATTCATAATTAACAATTCGGACTTTGCGGAAATGAATCTACACATGACActatttttactagagatgtccgataatggcttttttgccgatatccgatattccgatattgtccaactcttaattaccgattccgatatcaaccgataccgatatatacagtcgtggaattaacacattattatgcctaattttgttgtgatgccccgctggatgcattgaacaatgtaacaaggttttccaaaataaatccatTTTTTCtattcaagttatggaaaaaaatgccaacatggcactgccatatttattattgaagtcacaaagtgcattactttttttaacatgcctcaaaacagcagcttggaatttgggacatgctctccctgagagagcatgaggaggttgaggtgggtggggttgaggtggtgggggagtggggggggggtgtattgtagcgtcccggaagagttagtgctgcaaggggttctgggtatttgttctgttgtgtttatgttgtgttacggtgcggatgttctcccgaaatgtgtttgtcattcttgtttggtgtgggttcacagtgtggcgcatatttgtaacagtgttaaagttgtttatacggccaccctcagtgtgacctgtatggctgttgaccaagtatgccttgccttgtgaaaagccgtagatataatgtgactgggccggcacgcaaaggcagtgcctttaaggtttattggcgctctgtacttctaccTACGTCCGtgcacacagcggcgttttaagaagtcatacattttactttttgaaaccgataccgataattttgaaaccgataccgataatttacgatattacattttaaagcatttatcggccgaatatatcggcagtccggtattataggacatctctaatttttacctTTGTGTAAATCATTGCTTAGAGTAATTGGGAAGTTTAAATTTTTCCGAttccatgtcaacaacaacaacaaaaatctgtcgattttacagtaaaacaactggctgaattttaccgtaaaatttacatttagatattttttttacagtgaagtacTTCAAATTGAAAAACCATACGActgtttttttcttacagtcAACTTATGGCGACTGAAcaatggttgtttttacagtgcattactggaaatagaaaaataataacactttttttttcttacggTCAAATTATGGCGACTCAGCGAccaggttttattttttttgccagtttTTACATGGAAAACTAGtaccttttacagtaaaattctggcgactgaacgACCAGTTTACagtaaaaaggtctctttttttacagtgaagtctTTGAATCCTGCACCTTCAACAAATTCGAATTAAGAGGGTTTGATTTAATCATAACACAAACTAAGCATACATCAAATGTGGCGTGTACCCTGTATGTCTCTCACCGAGTGGGCCTGTTGGTTTCAGTACATGATTTGAGAAGTCATTTTTGGGCACCCAcaatgtctgatatcatttatcccaaATTCATTCAATATTTTTTTGAAATGTTAAACAACAGTGTCTGATTTAATTTATCctgaatttattatttattggtaCATAATAAAAACCGTCTCTGATATTGATACTGAATTCATAATTTATTACTATTTAGTGAAAACCACCTTGTCTGATATCATTAATCCCAATTTCACAAATGTATGTTCAGTTAATACAAAACAAAGTATTTCATATAATTTATCCTGAATTCATCATGAATTGGTATTGAACAAAAAACAGTGTCTGATGTAATGTATTATTTGATGAAaaccacagtgtctgatatcgTTGATACTGATTTcatgttttattgttatttaatgAAAACCCCAATGTGCGATATCATTAGtcctaaatgtattcattcatttttttaaatataaaacacaTTGTCTAGATATTATTCTTCCCGGATAATTCATGTATTATTTCACAGAAACTAAAGTGTCTGATGGTATTTATCCTAAAATTGTACTCATCTTTTGAATTGATAAAGTTATTTTGTCCATATTCTctaaggctgtgaatctttgggtgtcccacgattcgattcaatatcgattcttggggtcacgattcaattcaaaatggatttttttccccaattcaacacgattctcgattcaaaaacgattttttttcctgattcaaaaggattctctattcattcaatacataggatttcagcaggatctaccccagtctgctgacatgcaagcagagtagtagatttttgtaaaaagcttttataattgtaaaggacaatgttttatcaactgtttgcaataatgtaaatttgtttgaactattaaatgaaccaaaaatatgacttattttatctttgtgaaaatattggacacagtgtgttgtcaagcttatgagatgcgatgcaagtgtaagccactctgacactattgttctttttttaatttttttataaatgtctaatgataatgtcaatgagggatttttaatcactgctttgttgaaattgtaactaatattgatactgttgttgataatattcatttttgtttcactacttttggtttgttctgtatcgtgtttgtgtctctcaattgctctgtttattgcagttctgagtgttgctgggtcgggtttggttttggaattggattgcattgttatggtattgctgtgtattgttttgttggattgattaatttaaaaaaaaaaaaaaaatagattttttaaaaatgagaatcgattctcagattctgaatcgcacaacgtgagaatcgcaattcgaattcgaatcgattttttcccacacccttagaaattaatctcatggaaatgactgctgtcatttgattgcaataataaaacattgaacttgtcaggtttggaacaggtgtgctgcaggtgtgagcACAGTGCATGTGTActtctgacgtcgctcacatgtgctccactgaatgctcaaggagtttttgcgtttgctcacgcatatggaaaatctgagggaacattgtttgggtgtaaccataatacgccgacagggagaagtttttgtttacacgatgagtcgggtgtgtcttgaccttcgcggcggaggctctgccgaacccctgaggccgactcaccgaacccctagggttcgatcgaacccaggttaagaaccactgctgtgtATAAACAACTAGTTTGCATGTCACAGCAACAGATACtggatgtgcagttttgcttaCTTGGCAAAGACAGTAGGAAAAACCAGTTAGTTGCGTTAGACATATAGGACATGGAAGTGTGCCAGGGAATAATCACGGACAATGTGGGCCTTTaaagggtgaggaatttgtgaaaaaaagaaaacatttatgtatttatttttttaattaactaataagaggtggcgacttgtccagggtgtaccctgccttccgcccgaatgcagctgaggtatgctccagcaccccccgcgaccccgaacgggacatgcggtaggaaatggatggatggaggtaaaAATAAGGCTTAAGtaattaaagtaaataatgaggaTTTCTAGAGTGAAGCCTTTAACAGAGCATGCATGTAGGAGTGTCCACTAGGAATGCTAAAAAATTGTTTCATATTCAAatcacaatttttatttattccgaTGAATTCATAAATTTAGagaatcaataaaaaataaaaaagttataatttttttgcatttttatatatttttttagcattttttttgcgcatttaaaaaaatgttttcggggGGTGTAAAACAATTAACAACTTATTATTATGGtctttttttagtattgtatttgtatgtcttctcaatgtattttttttacatttctatcCTAATTAGTATTGTAAAACTGGGATTGAgtttgagttgctctattttCTTGTATTAGATTTATTAACCTTGTGtggtttttgtaaataaaatgtacaaaattgttttttttaaatacatttgtaaaaatacactttttaaaccAATACTGCGCGCATAAGTCGTACTCCAGCAGCCAAgaagagcttttgtaacctgtaacctgttttgaaaaggttttattataatttatacaccaaataatccatccattttctaccgcttgtccattttggggtcgCGTTGGGTGCTGGAgcgtatctcagctgcattcaggcggaaggcggggtacaccctggacaagtcgccgcctcatcagatagacagacaacattcacactcacattcacacactagggccaacttagtgttgccaatcagcctatccccaggtgcatgtctttgggggtgggaggaagccggagtacccggagggaacccacgcagtcacggggagaacatgcaaactccacacagaaagaccccgagcccggggatcgaacccaggaccttcgtattgtgaggcacatgcactaacccctgttgctgcctacaccaaataatatattacaaaaatCGTGTGGAATCGAGAAACCATTCTGAACCAAACAGTCACCCCAAAATTCCCACCACTAGTGTCCTCGTCCACTCACCATTGACTTTGAGGACAAATCCGGCATCCTTGCTGTTGCCCGTCCCGTCCGTGACCGTGACCACATAATACCCCCCGTCCTGCAGCCGCAGGTCCGACAGACCCATGGAGCCGTTGTGGTGGGCCTGCACCCTGCTGCTGTAATCCTCAGTGATGTTGGTGAACCCCCCCGGCTGCCAGGCGCCGATGCTGCGTCTCACCGAGCTTGAAATGAAGGTCCATTGGATGGTGGGAATGCCGCTGCAGGTCACGTTCACGGAGAAGAACACGTCCTCCTGCACGGATCGGATGAGACTGTGCAGGTCGGACTGGATGGAGATGGCCCCAGCTTGAAAGACGGAAAGACAAAACctttaattaaagctgcaagcagcaatggacgggaccgactttgacggcacataaaatccaaaccggagcagtaattaaaactctttcatcaacttttaatcagaagggttcaatctctctcctgtgctagtttgaagcagacacgacaaacgcgctcagaggagataatgtttgaaaaaaggtgaccggtttttttacaaaacttttgttttgaagggggaattgcaaacttcctgttgatttttgcaggGAGttgtcaatgaatgaaatgtaggtctaagcgagacctacatagaggtttttgtttcatgtctctacgacattactactggaagttacaggcagttttgtctgtgttttcttcctaggagcagttttgtctgtgttttcttcctagggggcgctagagcgcaattttgagttttggggttaggttttttattagatcgcaatttttgccagtcctgatgtgtgtgtccagtttggtgagttttgaagcattttaagggggtcaaattacagctcaaagaggcaaaagtgactgttttttactaaacttttgttttgaagggggaatagcaaacttcctgttgatttttttctGAAACAtgttagtgtatgaaatctaggtctaagtgagacctccatagaggtttttgtttcatgtctctatgacattcctactggaagttacaggcagttttgtctgtgttttttcctagggggcgctagagcgcaattttgagttttggggttgttggttttttttttttattagattgcaattttcgccagtccggatgtgtgtgtcaaatttggtgagtttagaagcattttaagggggtcaaattacagctcaaagaggcaaaagtgactgttttttcaaaatgtttgttttgaagggggaatagcaaacttcctgttgatttttgctgaaagatgttagtgtatgaaatctaagtctaagtgagacctccatagaggtttttgtttcatgtatctacgacattcctactggaagttacaggcagttttgtctgtgttttttcctagggggtgccagagcgcaattttgagttttgtttttttttgtttttttattagattgcaattttcgccagtcctgatgtgtgtgtcaaatttggtgagttttgaagcatgttaaggggtcaaattacagctcaaagaggcggtggtataataataaagaataaaacgttacaattacaatagggtcctctgtcccaaagggacattgcggtccctaataatgATTCATCTGCACTGTAGGAACTAAAATGTGTCATTCCAAAAGACAGGTGATGGCTGGAAGTACAAAAACCCAACAGACTAAGGAACACTCGTTGGGGTGTGTGTGGTTTTGGTCCTATTAGTATTTACGCGGGCACACACCTTTAAATTGCTCCAAAGGAGCCTGTCTGGTTCTGTTGGTGGTGTGTTTGCTTCATGaggcacaagtaaaaaaaaaaaaaagtgtgcatgCCTTTGTTCAAATATCAGCGACTAAAAAAACCTCAGTGATATGAACACTGAAAGACTGTGACGGTGCCCGCGTGTGAAGGAATCTTTTACCTTGGAATATCGATGACGCAACATGGTTCTCAGGAAAAACATTTTTACGCTCACACAACGCAAAAAACTTTCAAGTACATACAAGTATGTGGAACTAAATTATGGAACAGATTCAACTTAAGAAGCAacacttttgtctttatttttcttttttttgccattgctaaaaaatttaaaaaaaaaagactaaaaatctatgttataatgaattattacttaaaaaatatcactttacaatgttttatgtggaaaaaatattgcatatattgtgtggttgccataaaaaaacatcaaagttttatttgacaaaagagcataaaacaaacaaaataatagttcaaacgtaaaatcgacagatatatctgattgattgatgcttttattagtaggttgcacagtgaagtacatattccgtacaattgaccactaaatggtaacacccgaataagtttttcaacttgtttaagtcggggtccacagttgatctcgtaatttaagtgttaaaagtttaaaaaaaaacctaataaaaatgtatcactttatgagtgggggaccttttggatcccaaatatatttagtaggattttatttaacatttcactgtgattactcaaaaatattaaagaattaaaatcaatggtgttgatcttttagggctctaattactaaatactgcatatttcagttttactataaataaaaaagttgtctttgacagaaaaggcataaaacctttttttttttactttatatcaacctgaagttgatatagagatttactgtaagcgttaaataaaaaataataataatttgacttattgtttacattttaatgactgagaccctttatggtccccgggagccctaaatgttaaaaataaaaataatccatatattttgttaaggtttgaaaatgaaaaataccaaaatggcccccgcatgcttaaatttttacgtgtacagccctcagtggaaaaagtttggacacccctgatttacagtattattaatgaaaaccacagtgtctgatataatttatcCTGAATTCATCATGTATtggtatttaataaaaaaaactgtgcCTGCTTTTGATACTGAATTCATAATGTTTTGCTATTTAATGTCTGATATCATTGATCCTGAACTGATCATTTACAGTATTATTAGTTAATGAAACCCACAATGTCTGATATCATTCATCccaaattaattcattcattttttgttcttgggcaagacacatcacccttgctcccagtgcccgCTCACACttgtgaatgaatgacaggtggtggtcagaggggccgtaggcacaaattggcagccacgcttccgtcggtctaccccagggcagctgtggctactaatgtagcttaccaccacctacgtgtgaatgtggagtgaatgaataatgggttctcactgagcgctttgagtatctaatcaatagaaaaacgctatataaatctaattcactattattattattattaaaacaacacTGTCTGATATAATTTATCCTGAATTAATCATTGATTGgtaatgaataaaaaacagtCTTTGATATCATTGATACTGAAATCATAATTTCTTACTATTTAATGAAACCcatagtgtctgatatcatttatcccaaattcattcatttaaaaaaaagtacaaccaCAGTGTCTGATATAACTTATTATAGTTTAATTAACACAACTATGTCTGACATAATTGATCCTGAATTcattatttattgatatataataaaaaatagtcTCTAATATCATTGATAATTCattatttattactatttaaTGAAAACCGCCTTGTCTGATATCATTCATCCCAATTTCACAAATGTATTTTCAGTTAATAAAAACCAAAGTATTTTATATAATTTATCCTAAATTCATCATGTATTGGTATTGAACAAAAACGAGTGTttattaaaatgtgttatttgaCGAAAACCACAGTGTCTGATATGATTGATACTGAATTCATCTTTAATTGTTAATGAATGAAAACAACAATGTGCAATATCATTTATCCAGAATGTATTCATTCATTTTATTTCACACTGTCTAAATATTATTCTTCCCAGATAATTCATGTATCGTTATTTCACCGAAACTAAAGGGTCTGATTTAATTTATCCTGTAATTGTACTCATCTTTTCAATTGATGTTATTTTGTCCATATTCCCTATCGGGTATATCCAATATGCAACATTTATGTTctattttaatatgttttttacatGTTAAACAGGTGATACCACACTTAATCTCCACGTCAAAGCAGTTATTGATTTCCTGGTAAAAAAAATTTGTGTTGAACGTGTATCATTAATTCCTGAGACACGGAGACGGGGTAGGAAGAACTGAGGTCGGCTTCTTCCCGCTCCTTTTCGGTCATATTGAATTGTGCAGCTGTAAACACGTGATGTTTCATAACAAACAGTCATGTTGACCTGGTgggaaaacaaacagcaaggacaCACGGTCATGGTTTCCATTCCAATCAACCCACTTTAAATTGTTGTGCAAAATGTTTTCGCTTCGTTAAAAGGCTGGTTTGTGCCCAAACGATTTTTCTATTTTTCTTTTGGAAAATGTTTAACCAGTTTTTCAGGCACAGGCTGATTGAAGAATGATTTACTGCGTGCTCCAATACAAGTGCTGCTACTGTCTCTGCCAAGTAAAAAACAGGGCTTTGCTTCAATTTCCGCAATTCCATGCTTCCATATGCATTTTACGTGCATTCCAAAGAGAAGTACCACAAAATGCAGTGTGCCACATCTTGGGCTCCAAGTGTGGAGTGTGCAGAGATAGAACTCAACTACCTTTAATAGTCGCCATCTTAGCTACATAGCAGAAGGTGAGCCGACCCCCATGCAACTTGGGGTGTACGCGAGTCGGCAGAAACACATGCCACATGCGGTCATGTGATGTCCCATCAAAACATTTGGGAAGATTGAAGCATATGGGTTAACGTTGTGACGGTTATCATTTTTCACCGCAAGACGGTGATTTTGGTGCCGATATCGATGTGTAGTCATGATCACTTCCCGACCTTAAAGCCTCATATCCGTTTGGAAGGAGAGCGGCTCATTTAAAGTCAAGTAATAACCGTTTCTTGGTTGATGGCGAGGAGAATTTTTTTCCGCCAGGCTCCGCCCAATCACGAATAGGTACGGATAGGTACTGACCCATCTAGAACTTCAAGGTGTCGTCAACATCATTTACACCAATTCTTATcaagatctgaatttgtggagccAACAGCTTgcatgcatggcagctttgtgttattagtaggggtgtgggaagaaatcgattcgaattcgaatcgcgattctcacgttgcgcgattcagaatcgattctcatttttaaaaaatctaattcttttttaattaaacttttttttttttttaaattaatcaatccaacaaaacaatacacagcaataccataacaatgcaatctaattccaaaaccaaacccgacccagcaacactcagaactgcaataaacagagcaattgagaggagacacaaacacgacacagaacaaaccaaaagtagtgaaacaaaaatgaatattatcaacaacagtatcaatattagttacaatttcaacatagcagtgattaaaaatccctcattgacattatcattagacatttataaaaaaaaaaaaaaaagaacaatagtgtcacattggcttacacttgcatcgcatctcataagcttgacaacacactgtgtccaatattttcacaaagataaaataagtcatatttttggttcatttaatagctaaaacaaatttacattattgcaatcacttgataaaacattgtcctttacaattataaaagatttttacaaaaatctactactctgcttgcatgtcagcagactggggtagatcctgctgaaatcctatgtattgaatgaatagagaatccttttgaatcaggaaaaaaatcgtttttgattcgagaatcgtgttgaattgaaaaaaaatcgattttgaatcgaatcgtgaccccaagaatcgatattgaatcgaatcgtgggacacccaaagattcacagccctagttattagagtcaacatttcacttgtttgctctcttattccactttttcatgtttttttgcaatAGTATTCcagaatgtgccgcgggccgtcAAAACTTagatgcgggccgcactttggataccaCAGCTCTAAGGTCACTTTAGCCTTCTTGTGTTGTATTTGTTGTGCGTTTTAACGCTGAAATGTCAACGACCCCAAGTGTTATGCGGGCTCTTGACATTTTTGGCGCCATACGACTTCCCAACGTGTTGCACTTACCTATGTGACACACGTAGAGTGCCGAGCTGAGAAGCACGGCGACATCGTGGACATCCCAGGGCCTGAAGTGCAACGTCAGCATCTCGGACCCATCGGTTTGAAGAGCACCAGAAGAATCTCCTTCGGGTCTTCCCTACATTCTGCTCACGGTCCTCGCCGGATAGTGTCCCCACGTTCTGCCACGTGCTTGTATTAGGCTTGTGTCGTCCTTGTGGTCTCGCTCTCTCAGGCGCTGAGTGTGTGATCATCCCTGTGCAGTGCACAGCCAGCTGGTGCACACCTGACCGACAGGTTGAGCCGGTGATTGCTGAGTAAACATGCACTCAAGGTTCTGCTGGAACTGACtctccttcacacacacacacacacacacacacacacacacacacacacacacacacacacacacacacacacacacacacacacacacacacacacacacacacacacacacaaacgtcaCTCCAACCTCTCCTCCCCCGTTCGGTCTATACCTGACATGAACTCCCTCCCCCACTCAGGCAGCAGGA from Entelurus aequoreus isolate RoL-2023_Sb linkage group LG10, RoL_Eaeq_v1.1, whole genome shotgun sequence includes the following:
- the LOC133658482 gene encoding V-set and transmembrane domain-containing protein 5, translated to MLTLHFRPWDVHDVAVLLSSALYVCHIAGAISIQSDLHSLIRSVQEDVFFSVNVTCSGIPTIQWTFISSSVRRSIGAWQPGGFTNITEDYSSRVQAHHNGSMGLSDLRLQDGGYYVVTVTDGTGNSKDAGFVLKVNEMLYEDLQYLSVSALALGCLAGLLMLGMWLTNKAYRRIAAWRRRKQMPENDATELQPL